TAATGGTCAGGATCACTAAgaataggaatcaactgaaagaagcaaactgaaagaatgagcaaacctataaagcaaagaaaactttttatgagtttttgaaaATGGTGAATGGTGCAACAGCTAGAATACACTTTGAGTTTTGCTTATGActttgccattaattttctccaaaaaactatacagtaaaaatatttgaaaattaactcagttatggtcagagtgactgtgaataggaatccactgaaagaaccagcaaacctataaagcaaagatttttatgagtgtttgaaatggGTAATGGTGCAACAGCTAGAATACACGTTGATTTTGGcatgattttgccattaattgtttccaaaactatacagtaaaaatatttgaaaattaactcagtaatggtcagagtgactgtgaataggaatcaactgaaagaacgagcaaacctataaagcaaagaattttatgagtttttgaaaatgggaaatggtccaactgctagaatgcactttagtTTTTGGAGagaatttgccattaattttctccaaaactatacagtaaaattaaatatttgaaaattaaaagaaCGAGCACAGTAATGGTCAGAGtcactgtgaataggaatcaactgaaagaacgagcaaacctataaagcaaagaaagatttttatgagtgctTGAAAATGGGACATGATGTAACAGTGCTTATGCACTTAGATGTTTGGGgtgaatttggctttagttttttctacaaaactatacagtaaaaatatttgaaactaaaaacagtaatggccagagtgactgtgaataggaatccactgaaagaaccagcaaacctataaagcaaagatttttatgagtgtttgaaaatgggtaatGGTGCAACAGCTAGAATACACTTTGATTTTGGCAtgattttgccattatttttttccaaaactatagagtaaaaatatttgaaaattaacacagtaatggtcagagtgactgtgaataagaatcaactgaaagaacaagcaaacctataaagcaaagaattttattagtgtttgaaaatggaacctggtgtaaaagtgcttatgcacttagatgcttgcggttgaatttggctttagttttccCCAAAACTATAGagtagaaatatttgaaacttaatacagtaatggtcagagGGACTTTgaacaggaatcaactgaaagaacaaGCAAACCTAAAAAGCAAagaattttatgagtgtttgaaaatgggacatggtgtaaaagtgcttatgcacttacatgcttggggtgaatttggctttagttttctccaaaactatacagtaaaaatttttgaaacataatacattaataatcagGATCACTGTAAATAGGAATCAAatgaaagaacgagcaaacctatagAGGAAAgacttttatgagtgtttgaaaatgggaaatggtccaactgctagaatgcactgttttttggagtgaatttgccattcattttctccaaaactatacagtagaaatatttgaaaattaacacagtaatggtcagagtgactgtgaacaggaatcaactgaaagaactaggaaacctataaagcaaagaactttatgaatgtttaaatatgggacatggtgtaaaagtgcttatgcacttagatgcttgtggttgaatttggctttagttttctccaaaactatacagcaaaaatatttgaaacttaatacagtaataaGCAGGAtcactgtgaataggaatcaactgaaagaacgagcaaacctataaagcaaacaattttatgattgtttgaaaatgggaaatggtccaactgctagaatgcactgtttttttgagtgaatttgccattaagtttctccaaaactatacagtaaaaatatttgaaatttaatacagtaataatcaggATCACTATgaacaggaatcaactgaaagaacgagcaaacctataaagcaaagatttttatgagtgtttgaaaatgggtaattttgcaactgctagaatgcacttttttggagtgattttgccattaattttatccaaaactatacagtaaaatgacttgaaaattaattcagtaatattcaggGTCACTGTTAAAAGTTATCAATTGGAAAAATGAACAAACCTTTTAAGGAAACCTTTTTTACGAGTAAGTGCTTTTTATGAGAAAAGAGTGAGAATGCACATTGAGTTTTGGAGTGATTTGCCttcaaattgtacaaatattgtataatacatttaactggaaaatgaatacattaatagtCAAGGTCACTATTACTTGAAAgctatacacacacaatacataatttatcaatgttaatatatatatatatatacatatatatatatatatatatatatatatatatatatatatatatatataaattgataaatgatgtatattaataaatgtacaatacaaatgttaatgtacaaaaaacaatgtattcacaaacattaatttaaaaaaaaaattaaattgtattatttatatcatgacataaaatagcaataaataaatattctgatgtccctttaagttctttttagggttaaattacgttttatgcagatttttttttttttgggtcaccCGTGAACTATTGAAAATATCAGCAAAAGTATAAAGGAAACGCCGTTATGACAGCTTCTTTACATCCATTTTGACcccacacaacaccacaacagTAAGTGCACGATTAGAcgcacaacacaaaaaaaaagtgcgGCTGGCTTGACCGTGTACTTTCAAACCgcggctggcttgaccgcagTAAAATACGGCCAATAAATGAAACAGTGTATTTACACACGATTTCCTCCTCAGAAACAAAGACTGTATGCTTTAGTGATACTCCAAACTCTAGAAATCACAGCCATCACTTACTGCAATCTATGCTGTCACTTTGACAGTTTCAGTTATTTACGAGTCAGAATGATATAACACTTTGTATCTAATTAGAAGCTCTTTGAGTGACATTCATTACTGAAATAGAGCTATGCATGTCATCCCAATTCAACTGTCATACAGTGTACCACTGGTCTTAATGCATATATCCTGACACATCACAATCACATCTCATTTGATTTGATCAGTGTATACAAGAGCGTCACATTGCATAGACAGATCCCTCCACTAGAGCAGTTCCTCCCACAGCCTGCATGCATTCATGCACCTAAAGTTCACTTGCCTACAGCTGGTGGTTTGCTTTGAaaaagaaatgtgcatttctttcCCCCCCAACATGGATATACATTTAGTACGCTATGCCTCTGCGTTCTTTCCGAGGATGAAGCTGATCTTGAAGGGGACAATAGCGTGAAGCTGTCGCGTGCAGCGGGGATGCGCGAACTTTACCGCGCGTGCTGCGCAATCATCCCGGTTATTATAGGGGTGATATCTGACATAAAAGGTGAGTGGATTGTTCGTTCTGTAATATTCGATAGGATgaagaaatgtgtgtttttaattaaataacgcACGTGGCAGGTGTCTGTATCAATGTTGTGCACATCAGAATATTAATTCGAATTTGCTTTTAAGAATTAAGATGCAATGGATtgcaaagaaattcatataacagctttaagtgcattttttaattcTCCATTAAGTTTTCAGTGTGAATTACCATCGACATATGAAATATTGCAAgcaatattatgatattaatatcCAGGCATGAAATGCCACCTAAATAGGTACTACATACTTAGTTTAGCCTATATATCTTTTGTGTAAGAAATTACCATAtctacatttataaacatttaattttccaGACTTACCGCAAGGCGATCAAAATGTAGCCataagtatacagtatatataaataaattcacatttgtatttattaaatgttatacattttacatatttaatgaaacattatGGTTTTTTTAcgtatttaatgaaatattaatagcCTGTTAacgtaatattaaatatattgatataattgtaataaaaatatacctatattaaatatatacaatttttgcAATGCAGCATgacataattatttgttttgattttagctGTGTTAACTTTGGACATTATAGTTTAGAGAAATACATGtctaatgtattttgaaataacagACAATAGTGAATTTCTTTGCAATGCATTTCAGTAAATTTCTCTTCCTGTCATCCCAATTCAACATTCTGTGGGAcgtggccaattcaattcaaactCCAACTCATGAACTGAGTTTACAAAACCCCAGAGTATCATTCCTAGGATAGTCTTACGCGTTActgttatgtgtatttttttattatttaaattacgaAAAGTTACTCCAATGTTGTTTTTATAGTTGCCGAGATAAAAATCATAAAGCATTTGATTACATCAGCTGGATGAGTATCTGATATACTAGACCAGTCCTCATGATGAGTTAGCACGTCATAAATGAGGCTTCCAAGAGCTCTTGGTGTGGAGGAAGAGCATCCCCAGCAGAACATGATAATGACAGTAAAGCTGAATCATGGGGGACGTTTTAGGGAGACAATCAACAGACCTAGTAGCCTTTTATTTGTGCTGATTCCTCtttacacgtacacacacaaacaacaaaaaaaaaaaaaaaaaaaaaaaaaaagtggcaattCTGGCCTGAAGTGTTTTTCCAGTGGATTCTATCTCAAAATGCAGTTTTCCAACTTGATATTCATTAACGTAACGCTTAGTATAATATGAAACACAGAATGCCTTCTGGAAAGAGTCGATTCATCTGGAGAGAGAATACAACATTCCTATTTCTAGTCTTGATCTATTAGAAATAAGTGAATGGACTGTCATATTCTGCAGATAGTCGATGACTTGTCCAAATTAATGAACATTGAAAGGAAAGGCCATAAGGGATATGACCTTTTGATGAATAGCATCTTGCATGTGCCTCTGGAGGACAAACTCAAAAAATCTGCAGGACGTGAACAGAAATAAAAGCACATCCTACTGTAAATTAACAATGTTCTCTTTTGTCACTTGAAgtcaacacaaaattaaaattgacaTTGCTTTCTTATTACATGTTCACAGCgcatgcttttgttaaaatagCCACACAACTGTTTCAGCTATATTTTAGcctttgttttgccttttttaaattaactttaaagtgTTAAAGCCTGGTACCAAATTGGTTATATTAACTGAGCCAAGcagaaaaagacatttatttttatagccaAAACCCTTTTGTACACACCTTCAAAGCTCTTAGCTGCTTGTAGATAGCTCAGTAAAAAATGGAGGCAATACTTTTTGTAAGGAACAATAGAAGTATACCCATCAGCtaaaaacaatgttacaaaatggtttgctttttttaattcaatgcaCCCTGAAACATTGAGTTTCCTGCAAAAACGGTGCCATCTTTGGTTGGGAGAAGACCGCATTAgagcagtgtttttgttttcaatttctaAATGACCTAAGATGCCAAAGTCTTTATTGCCAATTTTCCTTTTCCCTTGAGCAAAAAGCTGTCCATACAGTTTGTGTCATATAATGAGCTTAAATGACAATATAGGCACTTCTAAATGTGCTCATGAGCTCAAATCGTTCTTAGAAATAAAGCTCTGCATTGTCTTTCTTTGAGCAGCCTGTAAATTGGATTTTAATGAAGCTCTATCCATCTCTTATGAGCAGGAGAGGGCCTCGTTAacctttttgtaattaaatatggTTCAACATTCTGGTAGCAAAATCATGATGATTGCCAAGcagtaaatgtatattatattagtcGTTTTTCAATAATAGCTTTAATTGaacatgataaaaagaaaaaaataataacaaagatgGCTGTGTTTGTGTAAAATGTGTGCATCTCAAATACAATCCCATTTCTCAGCTTAATGATGTCATTATCTAATGCTCATTTATATGCCTTGCAGTGCTGTAATGATTATGATTTACCTCCTTCAGTAGATGCGTATGCTATATATTTCATCAGGTGTGCATGTCGCATCCAGAGCATGCATCACTCACTTCTACTCCAACTGagcatacaaaaagaaaagaagacatCATTCAGCTTCCATGCTGAGAATGAGATCTCTGGcgtacatttataatttaacatgTGCAATGAAATGTGAACTACTGAAATGAATAACAACTGGCATATATGTACCAATATACAATGGCATAAAATATAATGGTACAAAAAGCATACTATTCATATACTGACTAAACATCACCTTCACACAGTTTGCTTGGAAATGGGTATAATGAAAAGGCTATTAAGACTAACTCCATGGTTGACccagacaaaattacaaaagaatagAAACCATTTGGCAACAGAAACAGTGCTGTGGAAACTTGATTTGGCTTTTGACTCCACAGTTTGAAATTCCAATCCCATTCTTCTTGCTTTTTCTAtcatatatagaaaatattagaaAAGTGGAAATAGCATGCCTAACATGCCTTAACATTGGATGTGTTATTAAGTATATactaaaaaatatgttgttatcTTCCACTATTTGCAGTAAGTTAGCTTCTAGCACTATTTCCACTTAGGGCATGGATATTACTGCTATTTTCACATGGCCTCGCCCAAATTGTGTGCAGTTTCTTGTGGTATTgtgattttattacaatttaaattcacaaatcaaaaaaaaaattcttcatagaAGATGTACATTCAAATGATCGGATGTATGACTTAAAATTGACATGTCAGCAGCGACTGTTTGTACTGTAAGAAGCAAAAATGTTCTTGTCTGTTTGACAGGTTGATGTTGTATGTCCTTGGTTAAAATGGGCCAGTCAGATCTAGCCAATGGAACAGAGGACACGGTCAATGATGGAAGTCAAGAGACCAGCCTGGGAAACGACAGCATGAACACTTACAAACCAGCGTTTGTGGATGACATCACCAAGCACCTGAGTGTCCAAATATCTCTCATCTTTGCATATTCACTCATAATCCTGCTAGGACTTGTGGGTAACATCCTGGTGATTTACATGATCATTCTGTACAGAAACATGCGCACGGTCACCAACTACTTCATTGCAAACCTGGCCTTGGCTGACCTGATGATGGACACAGTATGTTTGCCTTTCACGCTGATTTACACGTTGATGGACGAATGGAAATTTGGAGCAGTTATGTGTCATATGGTGCCCTATGGCCAAGCTCTCAGCGTCCACGTGTCCATTCTCACCCTAACGGTCATTGCTCTAGAGCGCTACAGGTGTATCGTCTTCCACCTTGGCCAGCGCCTCAATAAGTGCACCAGCTTCATCATCATCGGCCTGACCTGGGCGTTCGCCGCCATACTGGCCGGCCCGCTGGCTATTTTCCGAGAGTATCGCTATGAGGAAATCCCATACATTGACTTGCGGATCGCGGTTTGCTCCGAGAAATGGCCCAACGGCACCAATCGGGACGCCGTCATCTACAGTTTATCAATGCTTCTCCTGCAGTATGTGGTCCCTCTGGCGATCATCAGCTATGCTTACGTGTGCATCTGGATCAAACTGAAGAACCACATCAGCCCTTCCAACCGCAGCGATGGCATCGGCCGCCGGAAGAAGACCACGAAGATGCTGGCGCTGGTGGTCGTGGTCTTCGCTGTTTGCTGGCTTCCCTTCCACATGTTTCAGCTGGCTAGCGATCTTGACTTGATTCTCAAGTTCAAAGAATACAAACTCATTTACACCTTGTTTCACATCGTGGCGATGTGCTCGACTTTTGTCAACCCATTGCTCTACGGCTGGATGAACCAAAATTACAGGAATGGCTTTCTCATGTTCTTCCGCTGTGAACACAAGCCAGACACCATCTACCCTGATGGGTCCTTCAGGACTCGATCTTTGAGGGGGATGATTGTGAATGGATACAATGATGGTCAGCCCACAACTGCTGTCTAAATATGAAGACATGGTCTTCCTCTGTCTAGAGGAGCCTGTCTAATGCACAGTATATACAGTAGGGTACAATGGAGCTAAAGGCGTACTTGggtaaaataataagataataattgGGGTAAGATGATAAATAGATGACTGACTTTTCCCTTTGATGACATGAAGTGGTTGGGTAATCGCcatatttataattaaaccatgacataataaaatataatattcactGTTACCGCTGAAAaccatattaaattattatgaggATCTCGTCTttcccattttaaaatattttaaactgaacaTATTAAACTAGCATTAtatttgttaaacaaaaatacattttaattgtcaaaacaaacagaaaatagtgcAAGCTTAGCTGAAGtgattgttttaaacaaattgtaacatttgaaatgcaaaatatattactTCAGTTAAAGTATTTGTTTCATTACTGGTTGCTTTTGCCCCATGCTGGAGAGACTTTTACCccaagtgtggagaaaaaaaaaactttattattttttattatttattaaaaattatttaacaaatttaaatattgttttgttttaaacaaaacaaacctctTTCATGATTTATTTTCCCATAAAATGTATTGCTCCATAAATGATGAATTATCATACATTATGGGAGTAGCGAAAAGCAGATTTTCCTTATGGTGTGCCTTTAGCCCTGTGGACCTGGTGGTGTCCATTTATCATCAGCCTTGTGCAAAACTCTTATTGATAATGTCAGGAGACAGCCAGGAAGCTGCTGATAGGCTTTTCAGCTCTGGAAACATTTTAGAGCCAATCATCTAAGCTGTAAACGGCACGTGACTGATCACTCCTAGGATCTGGAGAAAGCTATTCATTAGCTTTCCCATATATCTTTATGGCATTTGCATGGCTGGTGCAAGACCTACTGGAAGTACATGATTTAAAATCTGCCATCGTTGCTCATGGGGCCACAGAACTTTTTGAGTCAATTACCTGAGCCATAAATATCATGtgactcaagtcaagtcacctttgtttATATAGTGCATTAGACGATACAGAGTGTGTCAAAGCTACTTTACAGTATTATAACAGGAAAACAGTTTTCCAGTTTAAGACAGTTCATCTttcattcagtgatgtcatcgtccagttcagttcagttcagatcaCTCAGGGGCCATATGAAATGGTCTCATGACAACTCTGATTGGCAAAGTGCGCACACAATTACATACCCTTCACTAGTGACTATTTTGAGCTGTTACATAAAGtccatttcatgctttaagagccCTTCAAAAATGAATCTTGCACTGGTGAAATATTGgtgaaatatgtt
The Cyprinus carpio isolate SPL01 chromosome B14, ASM1834038v1, whole genome shotgun sequence DNA segment above includes these coding regions:
- the npy7r gene encoding neuropeptide Y receptor Y7, which encodes MSLVKMGQSDLANGTEDTVNDGSQETSLGNDSMNTYKPAFVDDITKHLSVQISLIFAYSLIILLGLVGNILVIYMIILYRNMRTVTNYFIANLALADLMMDTVCLPFTLIYTLMDEWKFGAVMCHMVPYGQALSVHVSILTLTVIALERYRCIVFHLGQRLNKCTSFIIIGLTWAFAAILAGPLAIFREYRYEEIPYIDLRIAVCSEKWPNGTNRDAVIYSLSMLLLQYVVPLAIISYAYVCIWIKLKNHISPSNRSDGIGRRKKTTKMLALVVVVFAVCWLPFHMFQLASDLDLILKFKEYKLIYTLFHIVAMCSTFVNPLLYGWMNQNYRNGFLMFFRCEHKPDTIYPDGSFRTRSLRGMIVNGYNDGQPTTAV